The following are from one region of the Sandaracinus amylolyticus genome:
- a CDS encoding methyltransferase domain-containing protein: MTHRLVAEPTPHEPGTTATTVGDGIAAANASWTFGADVPKTFSAHVRRSVPLYDVGHDLVCQLSDFFVRNESVCYEIGVSAGDLTAKLARHNRAKDARWVGIDIEPGMIEKARENLAGVPNVSLHVADAVHYDFEKSDFIVSYYSLQFVPPKWRQEMLTKLYDSLNWGGALVLFEKVRACDARFQDIATTLYTEFKIRQQFAPDEIVAKTRSLKGVLEPFSTQGNLDLLRRAGFTDVMSIMKYVCFEGFVAIK; the protein is encoded by the coding sequence ATGACCCATCGACTCGTCGCAGAGCCGACACCGCACGAGCCGGGCACCACCGCGACCACGGTCGGCGACGGAATCGCCGCGGCCAATGCGTCGTGGACGTTCGGGGCCGACGTGCCCAAGACGTTCAGCGCGCACGTCCGGCGCTCGGTCCCGCTCTACGACGTGGGGCACGACCTCGTCTGTCAGCTGAGCGACTTCTTCGTTCGCAACGAGTCCGTCTGCTACGAGATCGGTGTCTCGGCGGGTGACCTCACGGCGAAGCTCGCGCGGCACAACCGGGCCAAGGATGCGCGCTGGGTCGGCATCGACATCGAGCCCGGGATGATCGAGAAGGCGCGCGAGAACCTGGCCGGCGTTCCCAACGTCTCGCTGCACGTCGCCGATGCGGTGCATTACGACTTCGAGAAGTCCGACTTCATCGTCTCGTATTATTCGCTGCAATTCGTGCCGCCCAAATGGCGCCAGGAAATGCTGACGAAGCTCTACGACTCGCTCAACTGGGGCGGCGCGCTGGTGTTGTTCGAGAAGGTGCGCGCCTGTGACGCGCGCTTCCAGGACATCGCGACCACGCTCTACACCGAGTTCAAGATCCGCCAGCAGTTCGCGCCGGACGAGATCGTCGCGAAGACGCGCAGTCTGAAGGGCGTGCTCGAGCCCTTCTCCACGCAGGGCAACCTCGACCTGCTGCGGCGCGCGGGTTTCACCGACGTGATGTCGATCATGAAGTACGTCTGCTTCGAAGGCTTCGTGGCGATCAAATGA
- a CDS encoding class I SAM-dependent methyltransferase, translating to MSDGAIVYGTREHWDRVAGVRGVASTDVSVALGSSMLEGRSLGRRRVLDVGTGNGNLPIRAALAGAQALGIDITEPGVRLAAANADSKLEDPDVRARVSFRAMDASALDLPDRSVDLITVLKTIWCLPDIPAACRELRRVLAPGGDLVIQLWGSADDCSLLMVGASLLAEYVTGMHMPAGYRGPFGVTPRYMRGVLTRAGFTRFSVRRHSFEAEFSSPDEYWTLVRSLAGSAYYALTLLGPEQRSELDARLWEALEPVREGDHASLDLEWLVLTTGYDEKLRLVDER from the coding sequence ATGAGCGACGGCGCGATCGTCTACGGCACTCGTGAGCACTGGGATCGTGTCGCGGGGGTGCGCGGCGTGGCGTCGACCGACGTCAGCGTGGCTCTGGGGTCGTCGATGCTCGAGGGTCGTTCGCTCGGCCGACGCCGGGTCCTCGACGTCGGCACCGGCAACGGGAATCTGCCCATTCGCGCGGCGCTCGCAGGCGCCCAGGCGCTCGGCATCGACATCACGGAGCCGGGAGTGCGGCTCGCGGCGGCGAACGCCGACAGCAAGCTCGAGGACCCCGACGTGCGCGCGCGCGTCTCGTTCCGCGCGATGGATGCTTCGGCCCTCGATCTGCCCGATCGCTCCGTCGATCTGATCACGGTGCTCAAGACGATCTGGTGTCTGCCCGACATCCCCGCTGCGTGTCGCGAGCTGCGGCGTGTGCTCGCGCCGGGGGGCGACCTCGTCATCCAGCTCTGGGGCTCCGCGGACGACTGCAGTCTGCTCATGGTCGGTGCGTCACTGCTCGCCGAGTACGTGACCGGGATGCACATGCCGGCGGGCTATCGCGGCCCGTTCGGCGTCACGCCGCGGTACATGCGTGGAGTCCTGACGCGCGCAGGATTCACGCGCTTCTCGGTCCGCCGGCACTCGTTCGAGGCCGAATTCAGCTCGCCCGACGAGTACTGGACGCTCGTGCGATCGCTCGCGGGCAGTGCGTATTACGCGCTCACGCTGCTCGGCCCCGAGCAACGCAGTGAGCTCGATGCGCGCCTCTGGGAAGCGCTCGAGCCGGTGCGCGAGGGCGACCACGCGTCGCTCGATCTCGAGTGGCTCGTGCTGACGACTGGATACGACGAGAAGCTCCGCCTCGTGGACGAGCGCTGA
- a CDS encoding TetR/AcrR family transcriptional regulator — protein sequence MSTRELQRLQTRQRIYEHAIAIFRRDGVAPCRTDDIAKAAGVSRGAFYFHFPTKEHVLLERMRETESLICDAIDVLPADTPVVQVLGTLHEALGRIWEPDPQLLPDVVAVALRFTATTMSDQQATALRSTVAARFRAAAERGELSGRLPPETLGDLYLGHMLAGLLAWYASPVLPVRSVLDAVTDLFWNGARAPTSAAPPRATKTNAKKKKKKERRR from the coding sequence GTGTCGACGCGCGAGCTGCAGCGGCTCCAGACGCGACAGCGCATCTACGAGCACGCGATCGCGATCTTCCGGCGCGACGGCGTCGCGCCGTGCCGCACCGACGACATCGCGAAGGCCGCAGGGGTCAGCCGCGGCGCGTTCTACTTCCACTTCCCGACGAAGGAGCACGTGCTCCTCGAGCGGATGCGCGAGACCGAGTCGCTGATCTGCGACGCGATCGACGTGCTCCCCGCGGACACACCCGTGGTGCAGGTGCTGGGGACACTGCACGAGGCGCTGGGGCGGATCTGGGAGCCCGATCCGCAGCTCCTTCCCGACGTGGTCGCGGTCGCGCTGCGCTTCACCGCGACGACGATGTCGGATCAGCAGGCGACCGCGCTCCGATCGACCGTCGCAGCGCGCTTTCGCGCCGCGGCCGAGCGCGGAGAGCTCTCGGGTCGGCTCCCGCCCGAGACGCTCGGCGACCTCTACCTCGGGCACATGCTCGCGGGACTGCTCGCTTGGTACGCGAGCCCGGTGCTCCCGGTGCGCAGCGTGCTCGACGCGGTCACCGACCTCTTCTGGAACGGCGCGCGCGCACCGACCTCGGCCGCGCCTCCGCGCGCGACGAAGACGAACGCGAAGAAGAAGAAGAAGAAGGAGCGAAGACGATGA
- a CDS encoding cytochrome P450: MTRTLVGSRAATARREPPRVSRWSSIPELPWAGSALAFTRRPITFLERAHAECASDIVRFGYFGKTLYSVRGREATELFFDSVNLDLKGGFVEIFGGLLPKRFLGEEDDDLYAFSKKRSVFNFGAYLDAVHVSTDEVLRELGKSGEIDLFELSSQLSFRAASRFMLGETIASPGFFARWRELFFATNPVESLGRFQWNLVNPLFWRKQNELFAELEALLARLIDAKDPVPPGEERSFLELALNTVYARKSREQAVAHVYMMFLAAYLNPTLTLGWTLVDLLRRDRENPHRFSVQDELRRAHARHPDGPLPRAALDELSILQLCVMETLRLRIRAVNVRKIVNEPFVFRGCEIPVGALVCNSPTFAHLDPESYDAPLEHRPERWLGTPELERATMTARYMPFGTFAHICPGKKLSHVWLKVAISELFRRFDVEIAGSIPNVREGIMPVLADRDGPCIARYRRRA; the protein is encoded by the coding sequence ATGACTCGAACGCTCGTCGGATCCCGTGCAGCGACCGCGCGGCGCGAGCCTCCGCGCGTCTCGCGCTGGAGCAGCATCCCCGAGCTGCCGTGGGCGGGCAGCGCGCTCGCGTTCACACGCCGTCCGATCACGTTCCTCGAGCGCGCGCACGCCGAGTGCGCATCGGACATCGTGCGCTTCGGCTATTTCGGCAAGACGCTCTATTCGGTGCGCGGCCGCGAGGCGACCGAGCTCTTCTTCGACAGTGTGAACCTCGACCTCAAAGGCGGCTTCGTCGAGATCTTCGGAGGCCTGCTCCCCAAACGCTTCCTCGGCGAAGAGGACGACGATCTCTACGCGTTCAGCAAGAAGCGCTCGGTGTTCAACTTCGGCGCGTACCTCGACGCAGTGCACGTGAGCACCGACGAGGTCCTGCGCGAGCTCGGCAAGAGCGGCGAGATCGATCTCTTCGAGCTCTCTTCGCAGCTCTCGTTCCGCGCGGCCTCGCGCTTCATGCTGGGCGAGACGATCGCGTCGCCCGGGTTCTTCGCGCGGTGGCGCGAGCTCTTCTTCGCGACGAATCCGGTCGAGTCGCTCGGTCGGTTCCAGTGGAACCTCGTCAATCCGCTGTTCTGGCGAAAACAGAACGAGCTCTTCGCCGAGCTCGAGGCGCTGCTCGCGCGGCTCATCGACGCGAAGGACCCGGTGCCGCCCGGCGAGGAGCGGAGCTTCCTCGAGCTCGCGCTCAATACCGTCTATGCGCGCAAGTCGCGCGAGCAGGCGGTGGCGCACGTCTACATGATGTTCCTCGCCGCGTATCTGAATCCGACGCTCACGCTGGGATGGACGCTCGTCGATCTGCTGCGTCGTGATCGCGAGAACCCCCACCGCTTCTCGGTGCAGGACGAGCTGCGCCGCGCGCATGCACGCCATCCCGACGGTCCTCTGCCGCGCGCTGCGCTCGACGAGCTCTCGATCCTGCAACTCTGCGTGATGGAGACGTTGCGACTGCGCATCCGCGCGGTGAACGTGCGCAAGATCGTGAACGAGCCATTCGTGTTCCGCGGCTGCGAGATCCCGGTGGGCGCGCTCGTCTGCAACTCACCGACGTTCGCGCATCTCGATCCCGAGAGCTACGACGCGCCGCTCGAGCATCGCCCCGAGCGCTGGCTCGGCACCCCGGAGCTCGAGCGCGCGACGATGACCGCGCGATACATGCCGTTCGGGACGTTCGCGCACATCTGCCCGGGCAAGAAGCTGAGCCACGTCTGGCTCAAGGTCGCGATCAGCGAGCTGTTCCGGCGCTTCGACGTCGAGATCGCGGGCTCGATCCCGAACGTGCGCGAGGGGATCATGCCGGTGCTCGCCGATCGCGACGGGCCGTGCATCGCGCGATATCGACGACGCGCCTGA
- a CDS encoding carboxypeptidase-like regulatory domain-containing protein — protein MPRSRPLIKTGPRSHGSRPSWTECGAEEAQMKGSRRMLARAMGVLLVLGIASGCGSGGPAVGAVSAELSVTTSGSVRDSEGTPIADARIDFLQGGIPQGSVTTGPDGTWSVAIEEGTYDVVITPPPESVFVAQTLSGQVIAEGTTLQIVLVAASMVHYTAQLRDREGAPLVEQWVCLAGLVTSTCGITDAAGDVRLAVLPGSYDVGVQIADRASSPLFPEHVSFSRPVPTLTADTTETFTIQNRALTGIVVDPDGNPVPNASVAAFGDVAIPDASGRFSDWARTDASGRFALGVMQATVELHVAPEPGSGVARTQIWTPVDGDTDIVVTLSRPVLWTGHLRDRDGAGIPRVTVCLRGSNSSCGATDDAGDVQLEVVPGSYSIGIDGIDEFSTPQLPPQVMLTLPGPTLSADTTEWITIENRVITGVVVDADGNPVPNARLGATGHPTIPDASGEFSDAASTDASGRFALRTLQGALEIRVEPEVGSVAGPTSISMIVDDDTDIVITLPRTVVWTGQLRDRHGAALVGANVCLIASTGTCGFTDGAGDVRLAVVPGTYSVSIDSNDPAANPQLPEITVLSLPGPTLTADATQTIVIEDRELVGVVLDVDGNPVPNASLIAGGWITVPDGWGWFRETSQTDASGRFAMSALEGTIEVHVSPDPASGLSAFGLQGVVVDGDTSLAVLLQFLTDSVEASVGAGETVSTDHEGDGAVPADPVETSLTSPVPGTVTIREAPITETAPLGYAFLTQQVNVTAPASTADAPLVITFAIDGSRIPLGQDETTLQLFASGAKVPACTGAPGVAAPDPCVASRTRDGDDVVVTALTSHAGAWNVGVRRIGDADQDGLLDDVDVCPADAEDPDGFLDDDGCPDLDDDGDGVPDAIDLCAHEPEDLDGFEDDDGCAEEGPDTGTSCADLDGDGRVTVRDLVGVARAMGSSLGERRYRDDADLDRDGDVDVADLHLVRAQRGTACTSSP, from the coding sequence TTGCCCCGCTCGCGTCCCCTGATAAAGACGGGACCGCGCTCGCATGGGAGTCGTCCATCGTGGACGGAATGCGGCGCGGAGGAGGCGCAGATGAAGGGGAGCAGAAGGATGCTGGCGCGCGCGATGGGCGTGCTGCTGGTGCTCGGCATCGCGAGCGGCTGCGGATCGGGTGGCCCAGCGGTCGGCGCGGTGAGCGCCGAGTTGAGCGTGACGACGAGCGGCAGCGTGCGCGACAGCGAGGGCACGCCGATCGCCGACGCACGCATCGACTTCCTACAGGGAGGGATCCCGCAGGGCTCGGTCACGACGGGGCCCGACGGCACGTGGTCTGTCGCGATCGAAGAGGGCACCTACGACGTCGTGATCACGCCGCCGCCCGAGAGCGTGTTCGTCGCGCAGACGCTCTCGGGTCAGGTGATCGCCGAGGGCACGACGTTGCAGATCGTGCTCGTCGCGGCGTCGATGGTGCACTACACGGCGCAGCTGCGCGATCGTGAGGGCGCTCCGCTCGTCGAGCAGTGGGTGTGCCTGGCCGGGCTCGTCACGAGCACGTGTGGGATCACCGATGCGGCGGGCGACGTGCGGCTCGCGGTCTTGCCGGGCAGCTACGATGTCGGGGTCCAGATCGCCGACCGAGCCTCGAGCCCGCTGTTCCCCGAGCACGTGAGCTTCTCGCGGCCGGTGCCGACCCTCACGGCCGACACGACGGAGACGTTCACGATCCAGAACCGCGCGCTCACCGGGATCGTGGTGGATCCCGACGGCAACCCGGTTCCGAACGCGTCGGTCGCGGCCTTCGGAGACGTGGCGATCCCCGACGCGTCGGGTCGGTTCAGCGACTGGGCGCGCACCGACGCATCGGGACGCTTCGCGCTCGGCGTGATGCAGGCCACGGTGGAGCTCCACGTCGCTCCCGAGCCGGGGTCGGGCGTCGCGAGGACACAGATCTGGACCCCGGTCGACGGAGACACCGACATCGTGGTCACGCTGTCGCGGCCGGTGCTCTGGACCGGCCACCTCCGTGATCGTGACGGCGCGGGGATCCCCCGCGTCACCGTATGCCTCCGTGGGTCCAACTCGTCTTGTGGGGCCACCGATGACGCGGGCGACGTGCAACTCGAGGTGGTGCCGGGCAGCTACAGCATCGGGATCGACGGCATCGATGAATTCTCGACGCCGCAGCTGCCGCCGCAGGTGATGCTCACGCTGCCGGGGCCGACGCTGAGCGCCGACACGACGGAGTGGATCACGATCGAGAACCGCGTGATCACGGGCGTGGTGGTCGACGCCGACGGCAACCCGGTCCCGAACGCGAGGCTCGGCGCCACCGGTCACCCGACGATCCCCGACGCGTCCGGGGAGTTCTCCGACGCGGCGAGCACCGATGCGTCGGGGCGCTTCGCGTTGCGCACGCTGCAGGGCGCGCTGGAGATCCGCGTCGAGCCGGAGGTCGGGTCGGTCGCCGGGCCGACGTCGATCTCGATGATCGTCGACGACGATACCGACATCGTGATCACGCTTCCACGGACGGTCGTGTGGACCGGCCAGCTCCGCGATCGACACGGCGCTGCGCTCGTGGGCGCGAACGTGTGTTTGATCGCATCCACCGGGACGTGCGGGTTCACCGATGGCGCGGGCGACGTGCGCCTCGCCGTCGTACCGGGCACCTACAGCGTGTCGATCGACAGCAACGATCCAGCGGCCAATCCTCAGCTGCCCGAGATCACCGTGCTCTCGCTGCCGGGGCCGACGCTGACCGCCGACGCGACGCAGACGATCGTCATCGAGGACCGCGAGCTCGTCGGCGTGGTGCTCGACGTCGACGGCAACCCGGTTCCCAACGCGTCGCTCATCGCCGGCGGCTGGATCACCGTGCCCGACGGATGGGGCTGGTTCCGCGAGACGTCGCAGACCGACGCGTCGGGGCGGTTCGCGATGAGCGCGCTCGAAGGCACGATCGAGGTCCACGTCTCGCCCGATCCCGCGAGCGGGCTCTCGGCGTTCGGCCTCCAGGGCGTCGTCGTGGACGGCGACACGTCGCTGGCGGTGCTGCTCCAGTTCCTGACTGATTCGGTCGAAGCGTCGGTCGGCGCGGGCGAGACCGTGAGCACCGATCACGAAGGCGACGGGGCGGTGCCCGCCGATCCCGTCGAGACGTCGCTCACCTCGCCGGTGCCCGGCACCGTGACGATTCGGGAGGCGCCGATCACCGAGACCGCGCCTCTCGGCTACGCGTTCCTCACGCAGCAGGTGAACGTGACGGCGCCCGCGTCGACCGCGGATGCGCCGCTCGTGATCACGTTCGCGATCGACGGCTCGCGCATCCCGCTCGGTCAGGACGAGACGACGCTGCAGCTCTTCGCGAGCGGCGCGAAGGTGCCGGCGTGCACGGGAGCGCCGGGCGTCGCGGCGCCCGATCCGTGCGTCGCGAGCCGCACGCGCGACGGCGACGACGTGGTGGTCACCGCGCTCACCTCGCACGCGGGCGCGTGGAACGTCGGCGTGCGCCGCATCGGCGATGCCGATCAGGATGGTCTGCTCGACGACGTCGACGTGTGCCCGGCCGACGCCGAGGATCCCGACGGCTTCCTCGACGACGACGGCTGCCCCGATCTCGACGACGACGGCGACGGAGTGCCCGACGCGATCGATCTCTGCGCGCACGAGCCCGAGGATCTCGACGGGTTCGAGGACGACGACGGCTGCGCCGAAGAGGGCCCCGACACCGGTACGAGCTGCGCCGATCTCGACGGAGACGGGCGGGTGACCGTGCGCGACCTGGTCGGCGTCGCGCGCGCGATGGGGAGCTCGCTCGGCGAGCGCCGGTATCGCGACGACGCCGATCTCGATCGCGACGGGGACGTCGACGTGGCCGACCTGCACCTCGTGCGCGCTCAGCGCGGCACGGCGTGCACGTCGTCGCCGTGA